One part of the Chryseobacterium sp. 7 genome encodes these proteins:
- the secA gene encoding preprotein translocase subunit SecA: MSFLNKVLKGFLGDKKAQDLKEVKKVVTKIRAVEPNIQQLSDDGLRQKTAEFKENIKSATSKITAQIEQIKEQIKNSTNVDEKEALFTKIESLKKESYEIEEKVLIQVLPEAFALIKETARRWAQNGEIRVTASDWDRELAAAGKDFVSIQGDTAVWKNSWDAAGTPVVWDMVHYDVQFIGGVILHSGKIAEMATGEGKTLVGTLPIYLNSLPERGVHVVTVNDYLAKRDSAWMGPLYQFHGMSIDCIDNHQPNSDGRRKAYNSDITYGTNNEFGFDYLRDNMVTSPSELVQRELNFAIVDEVDSVLVDDARTPLIISGPVPQGDRQEFDVLKPSIDRIVDVQKKTVSAIFNEAKKLIAAGNTKEGGFKLLQAYRGLPKNRQLIKFLSESGNRALLQKVEAQYMQDNNRDMPIVDKDLYFVIEEKNNQVDLTDKGVEYMSQGNSDSNFFVLPDIGTEIAELEAKNLSKEEEFEAKERLFSDFAEKSERVHTMSQLLKAYTLFEKDDEYVVIDGEVKIVDEQTGRIMEGRRYSDGLHQAIEAKENVKIEAATQTFATITLQNYFRMYNKLAGMTGTAETEAGELWEIYKLDVVVIPTNRPILRNDKQDLVFKTNREKYNAVIEEIEKLTAQKRPVLVGTTSVEISQLLSKALQLRKIQHQVLNAKLHKKEAEIVAGAGQPGVVTIATNMAGRGTDIKLSKEVKEAGGLAIIGTERHDSRRVDRQLRGRAGRQGDPGSSQFYVSLEDNLMRLFGSERIAKMMDRMGHKEGEVIQHSMISKSIERAQKKVEENNFGTRKRLLEYDDVMNKQRDVIYKRRKNALFGDHLKYDITNMIFDVANSIVAKGKASGNYKDFEYEIIKTFTMESPVSQSDFNNKNVQDLTNILFKAAQEDYRMKLNLLKEKSFPIIENVYQNQGSMFKMIQVPFTDGHKTMTIVADLKEAYDTQCESLVNDFEKNITLSIIDENWKLHLREMDDLRRSSQGAVYEQKDPLVIYKQESFHLFSEMIDKLNKEIISFLYKGEIPA, translated from the coding sequence ATGAGTTTTTTAAACAAAGTTCTTAAAGGGTTTTTGGGAGACAAGAAAGCGCAGGACCTAAAAGAAGTAAAAAAAGTTGTAACAAAAATCAGAGCTGTAGAACCTAACATTCAACAATTGTCGGATGATGGGTTGAGACAAAAAACGGCTGAGTTTAAAGAGAATATAAAATCTGCAACCAGCAAGATTACAGCTCAAATAGAACAGATAAAAGAGCAGATAAAAAATTCAACCAACGTTGACGAAAAAGAAGCTCTTTTTACAAAAATTGAGTCTCTTAAAAAAGAATCATACGAAATTGAAGAAAAAGTTCTGATTCAGGTTCTTCCCGAAGCTTTTGCATTGATCAAAGAAACCGCAAGAAGATGGGCTCAGAATGGAGAAATCCGTGTAACTGCAAGTGATTGGGACAGAGAACTGGCTGCTGCAGGAAAAGATTTCGTTAGCATTCAGGGAGACACAGCTGTTTGGAAAAACTCATGGGACGCTGCCGGAACTCCTGTAGTTTGGGATATGGTCCACTATGATGTTCAGTTTATCGGAGGGGTTATTCTTCACAGCGGTAAAATTGCCGAAATGGCAACCGGTGAAGGTAAAACTTTGGTAGGAACATTACCTATTTACTTAAATTCACTTCCGGAAAGAGGAGTACACGTTGTAACCGTGAACGATTACCTTGCAAAAAGAGACTCCGCATGGATGGGTCCTCTTTATCAGTTCCACGGAATGTCTATTGATTGTATCGATAACCACCAGCCGAACTCAGACGGAAGAAGAAAAGCATATAACTCAGATATTACTTACGGAACGAATAATGAATTCGGTTTCGATTATCTGAGAGATAACATGGTAACATCACCTTCAGAACTGGTACAAAGAGAATTAAACTTTGCTATCGTGGATGAAGTTGACTCTGTATTGGTAGATGATGCAAGAACACCATTGATCATTTCTGGTCCGGTTCCACAGGGAGACAGACAAGAGTTTGATGTTCTTAAGCCATCAATCGACAGAATTGTTGATGTACAAAAGAAAACAGTATCTGCTATTTTCAATGAAGCGAAAAAATTAATCGCTGCAGGAAATACAAAAGAAGGTGGATTCAAATTGCTTCAGGCATACAGAGGTCTTCCAAAAAACAGACAATTAATCAAATTCTTATCGGAAAGCGGAAACAGAGCATTGCTTCAGAAAGTTGAAGCGCAGTATATGCAGGACAACAACCGTGATATGCCGATTGTAGATAAAGATCTTTACTTCGTAATTGAAGAAAAAAATAATCAGGTAGACCTTACAGACAAAGGTGTTGAATACATGTCTCAAGGAAACTCAGATTCAAACTTCTTTGTACTTCCGGATATCGGAACTGAGATTGCTGAATTAGAAGCTAAAAACCTTTCTAAAGAAGAAGAGTTTGAAGCTAAAGAAAGACTTTTCTCTGATTTTGCTGAAAAATCTGAGCGTGTTCACACCATGAGCCAACTATTGAAAGCGTACACATTATTTGAAAAAGATGATGAGTATGTAGTGATTGATGGTGAAGTAAAAATCGTTGATGAGCAGACAGGTCGTATCATGGAGGGACGTCGTTATTCAGACGGTCTTCACCAGGCGATTGAGGCTAAAGAAAATGTAAAAATTGAGGCTGCTACTCAAACTTTTGCAACCATTACACTTCAGAATTATTTCCGTATGTACAACAAACTTGCGGGGATGACCGGTACTGCTGAAACTGAAGCTGGTGAGCTTTGGGAAATCTACAAATTAGACGTTGTAGTAATTCCTACCAACCGTCCGATCTTAAGAAATGATAAACAAGATTTGGTTTTCAAAACCAATAGAGAAAAATACAATGCTGTAATTGAAGAAATTGAAAAATTAACAGCACAGAAAAGACCTGTACTGGTAGGTACTACTTCTGTTGAAATTTCTCAATTATTATCAAAAGCACTTCAGTTAAGAAAGATTCAACACCAGGTACTAAACGCGAAGCTTCACAAGAAAGAAGCAGAGATCGTAGCTGGAGCTGGACAGCCGGGAGTTGTAACCATTGCAACCAACATGGCAGGTCGTGGTACCGATATTAAGCTTTCTAAAGAAGTAAAAGAAGCTGGAGGTTTAGCGATCATTGGTACAGAAAGACACGATTCAAGACGTGTTGACAGACAGTTAAGAGGTAGAGCGGGACGTCAGGGAGATCCGGGAAGTTCTCAGTTCTATGTATCTCTTGAAGATAACTTAATGCGTTTGTTCGGTTCTGAAAGAATTGCTAAAATGATGGACAGAATGGGTCATAAAGAAGGTGAAGTAATTCAGCACTCTATGATTAGCAAGTCTATTGAAAGAGCTCAGAAAAAAGTGGAAGAAAACAACTTCGGAACAAGAAAGAGACTTCTTGAGTACGATGACGTAATGAACAAACAACGTGACGTAATCTACAAGAGAAGAAAGAATGCTCTATTCGGAGATCACTTGAAATATGACATCACGAATATGATTTTCGATGTTGCCAATTCTATCGTTGCGAAAGGAAAAGCTTCAGGAAATTATAAAGATTTTGAATACGAAATCATTAAGACATTCACAATGGAATCTCCGGTTTCTCAAAGTGATTTTAATAATAAAAATGTTCAGGATCTTACGAATATCTTATTCAAGGCCGCTCAGGAAGATTACAGAATGAAGCTGAACCTATTGAAAGAAAAATCATTCCCAATTATTGAGAATGTATATCAAAATCAAGGTTCTATGTTCAAAATGATTCAGGTTCCTTTCACAGACGGACACAAAACTATGACTATTGTAGCTGATCTTAAAGAAGCTTACGATACTCAGTGTGAAAGCTTAGTGAACGATTTTGAAAAGAACATCACGTTATCAATTATTGATGAAAACTGGAAACTTCACCTTCGTGAAATGGACGACTTAAGAAGATCTTCTCAAGGAGCTGTTTACGAGCAGAAAGATCCACTGGTAATCTATAAGCAGGAATCTTTCCACTTATTCAGTGAAATGATTGACAAACTAAACAAAGAAATTATTTCTTTCTTATACAAAGGAGAAATCCCGGCTTAA
- the kdpA gene encoding potassium-transporting ATPase subunit KdpA — MNTEILGIIAMFAITLVIGIFLGKYIANVYGYKKTFLDPVFEPIEKLIYKVSGINPARQMNWKQNMYAMLAINLVWFIIGFLLLLNQAWLPLNPDGNPNMSPDLAFNTTISFLVNCNLQHYSGETGVSYLSQLYLMFLQFVTAATGMAAMAVLFKAFKEKTSTELGNFYDYFTKSIIRILVPISVIVALILSINGSPMTFEGKDHIITLEGQKADVSRGPVSAFVAIKHLGTNGGGFFGANSAHPLENPNYITNMTEMITQMIIPFALVFALGFYLNKRKLSWVIFTVMTVGFLALTIPNIVNETGGNPLITKMEADNSLGAMEGKEIRFGSAASGYWSIATTVISTGSVNAMHDSTMPLSGMNELLAMMINCFYGGCGVGILNYFIFIILAVFISGLMVGRTPEFMGKKIEAKEMKIAMIVALFHPFLILAGTALTAYLPEFGTKTLNNPGFHGFSEMLYEFTSSAANNGSGFEGLGDNTPWWNISTGIVLLLSRFIPIIGPVAIAGLLAQKKYIPESSGTLKTDTATFGFMTLAVILLIAALSFFPALTLGPIAEQIQYFSK; from the coding sequence ATGAATACAGAAATTTTAGGCATTATAGCAATGTTTGCTATTACATTAGTTATCGGAATATTTTTAGGAAAATACATAGCTAATGTTTATGGATACAAAAAGACTTTTCTAGATCCGGTTTTTGAACCCATTGAAAAGTTAATTTATAAAGTTTCGGGAATTAATCCTGCCCGCCAGATGAATTGGAAACAGAATATGTATGCCATGCTGGCCATTAATCTGGTTTGGTTCATCATTGGTTTTCTTCTTTTACTGAATCAGGCGTGGCTTCCTTTAAATCCTGACGGAAATCCTAATATGTCACCTGATCTGGCTTTTAACACTACCATTTCATTCTTAGTCAACTGTAATTTACAGCATTATTCGGGAGAAACAGGAGTAAGTTATCTGAGCCAGCTTTATCTGATGTTTTTACAGTTTGTAACGGCTGCAACGGGAATGGCAGCAATGGCAGTGCTTTTCAAAGCTTTTAAAGAAAAAACAAGCACAGAACTTGGAAACTTCTACGATTATTTCACTAAATCAATAATCAGAATTCTGGTTCCGATAAGTGTAATTGTTGCTTTAATCCTTTCTATCAATGGAAGTCCTATGACTTTTGAAGGAAAAGATCATATCATAACATTGGAAGGTCAAAAAGCTGATGTTTCCAGAGGTCCTGTATCTGCATTTGTTGCGATCAAACATTTAGGAACTAATGGTGGAGGCTTTTTCGGGGCGAACTCAGCACATCCTCTTGAAAATCCTAATTATATTACCAATATGACTGAGATGATCACCCAAATGATTATTCCGTTTGCATTGGTATTTGCACTGGGTTTTTATCTGAATAAAAGAAAACTTTCATGGGTGATCTTTACGGTAATGACCGTCGGTTTTTTGGCACTTACCATACCGAATATAGTGAATGAAACAGGCGGAAATCCTCTCATCACAAAAATGGAAGCAGATAATAGTCTGGGAGCAATGGAAGGCAAGGAAATCCGCTTTGGAAGTGCTGCATCCGGTTATTGGAGCATTGCCACTACAGTCATTTCCACGGGATCTGTAAATGCCATGCATGACAGTACAATGCCGCTTTCGGGGATGAATGAATTGCTTGCAATGATGATCAATTGCTTCTACGGAGGCTGTGGAGTCGGAATTCTGAACTATTTCATCTTTATTATTCTGGCTGTATTCATCAGTGGTCTGATGGTAGGACGTACCCCTGAATTTATGGGCAAAAAGATTGAAGCCAAAGAAATGAAAATTGCGATGATTGTGGCTCTGTTTCACCCTTTCTTAATACTTGCAGGAACAGCTTTAACAGCTTATTTACCTGAATTTGGAACAAAAACATTGAATAATCCGGGTTTCCATGGTTTCAGTGAAATGTTGTACGAATTTACTTCCTCAGCTGCAAATAACGGTTCAGGATTCGAAGGATTGGGAGACAATACACCTTGGTGGAACATTTCAACAGGAATCGTTCTTTTATTATCCAGATTCATCCCAATTATAGGACCGGTAGCGATTGCAGGATTATTGGCACAGAAGAAATATATCCCTGAAAGTTCCGGAACCCTGAAGACAGATACGGCTACTTTTGGATTTATGACCTTGGCGGTGATTCTACTGATTGCAGCATTGTCTTTCTTCCCTGCATTAACATTAGGTCCAATTGCAGAGCAGATCCAGTATTTCTCAAAATAA
- a CDS encoding DUF2795 domain-containing protein produces the protein MYWTLELASYLSDAPWPMTKAELIDYAIRTGAPMEVVENLQAIEDEGEIYESIEEVWSDYPTDEDFLWNEDEY, from the coding sequence ATGTACTGGACATTAGAATTAGCTTCATATTTAAGTGACGCACCTTGGCCAATGACAAAAGCAGAGCTTATTGACTACGCAATCAGAACTGGTGCACCTATGGAAGTAGTAGAAAACCTTCAGGCTATTGAAGACGAAGGAGAGATTTATGAATCTATCGAAGAGGTATGGAGTGACTATCCTACTGACGAAGATTTCCTTTGGAACGAGGACGAATATTAA
- a CDS encoding GDP-mannose 4,6-dehydratase has translation MVYLITGGSGFIGSHLIERLLRNGHSVINIDNFDDFYDYQVKIKNTLESIGKNSDFEFSNKETDIPRLVSLTHSDQYSLYWQDIRDKKGLEDIFKNHSIDMVVHLAALAGVRPSIERPLEYEEVNVRGTMNLWELCKDFNIKKFICASSSSVYGNNEKIPFSETDNVDNPISPYAATKKSGEIMGHVYHSLYNIDIIQLRFFTVYGPRQRPDLAIHKFVKLISADQKIPFYGDGSTARDYTYIDDIIDGITKSILYLETHSGVYEILNLGENQVITLSEMVNTIEMALGKTANKKILPMQPGDVTKTNADITKAMGLIGYKPATDFQNGIKKFVEWFLRKRQ, from the coding sequence ATGGTTTATCTCATCACAGGCGGCAGTGGGTTCATCGGTTCCCATTTAATTGAGCGATTATTAAGAAATGGACATTCTGTCATAAACATTGACAATTTTGATGATTTCTATGACTATCAGGTAAAGATTAAAAATACTTTAGAGTCAATTGGTAAAAATTCGGATTTTGAATTCTCGAATAAAGAGACTGATATCCCGCGTTTGGTTTCCCTCACTCATTCTGATCAATATTCCCTCTATTGGCAGGACATCAGGGATAAAAAAGGCTTAGAAGATATTTTCAAGAATCATTCTATTGACATGGTGGTGCATCTGGCAGCACTTGCCGGCGTACGCCCTTCCATTGAGCGCCCTTTAGAATATGAAGAAGTGAATGTACGCGGTACGATGAATCTTTGGGAGTTGTGTAAAGATTTCAATATTAAAAAATTTATCTGCGCCTCCTCTTCAAGCGTTTATGGAAACAATGAAAAAATTCCTTTTTCAGAAACAGATAATGTAGACAATCCTATTTCACCCTATGCTGCTACCAAAAAAAGCGGTGAGATTATGGGCCATGTTTACCATTCATTATATAATATAGATATCATTCAACTTAGATTCTTCACCGTATATGGGCCAAGACAGAGACCAGACCTTGCCATACACAAATTTGTAAAACTTATTTCGGCAGATCAGAAAATCCCTTTCTATGGGGACGGAAGCACAGCCAGAGATTATACTTATATAGATGATATTATTGACGGTATTACCAAGTCTATCCTTTATCTGGAAACTCATTCCGGAGTGTATGAAATCCTTAATCTGGGCGAAAACCAGGTAATTACTTTATCTGAAATGGTAAATACTATAGAAATGGCACTCGGAAAAACTGCCAACAAAAAAATTCTGCCAATGCAGCCGGGAGATGTCACAAAAACGAATGCCGATATTACCAAAGCAATGGGTTTAATAGGCTATAAACCGGCCACAGACTTCCAAAATGGCATAAAAAAATTTGTGGAATGGTTTTTGAGAAAACGACAATAA
- a CDS encoding potassium-transporting ATPase subunit F, giving the protein MWSLFFLSILAFVYICYVLIKPEKF; this is encoded by the coding sequence ATGTGGAGTTTATTTTTCCTCTCAATACTTGCCTTTGTGTATATCTGTTATGTTTTAATTAAACCTGAAAAATTTTAA
- a CDS encoding sigma-54-dependent transcriptional regulator, producing MSGNILIIDDEIKLLKLLGMILSQENFSVKEASTARSAMTMLEQYDFDVVLSDVRLPDAFGVELVKSIKTKYPQLEIILMTAFGNITDAVQAMKNGAYDYLVKGDDNEKIIPLVYKALDKVKDNKSRMGQQIVTKGFDQIIGKSPLILQAKKLAEKVALTDAAVLLTGETGTGKEVFASAIHEGSDRKKNSFVAINCSAFSKEILESELFGHKQGAFTGALKDKKGLIEEANEGTLFLDEIGEMPIELQAKLLRVLETKEFIKMGETKVSKSDFRLIAATNRDLEEEIKQGNFREDLYFRLNVFEITLPALRERKEDLKAIAKHFIDIFSHKLHLSAVQIDPDYYKILEKNDWKGNIRELRNAVERSLILMENNILDAESLPHYCEKTVPESDSLSMRSLEKIHIQKVLQYTKGNKAEAARLLEIGIATLYRKLEEYGLK from the coding sequence ATGTCAGGAAATATTCTGATCATCGATGATGAGATCAAACTCCTTAAACTCTTAGGAATGATCCTTTCCCAAGAAAATTTTAGTGTAAAAGAAGCTTCTACGGCTCGTTCAGCAATGACTATGCTGGAGCAATATGACTTTGATGTAGTTCTTAGTGATGTTCGTCTTCCTGATGCTTTTGGAGTAGAATTGGTGAAGTCAATTAAAACCAAATATCCACAGTTGGAGATTATCCTGATGACGGCATTTGGTAATATTACAGATGCTGTGCAGGCCATGAAGAACGGGGCTTACGATTATTTGGTAAAAGGAGATGATAATGAGAAAATAATTCCATTAGTATATAAAGCTCTTGATAAAGTGAAAGATAACAAGTCAAGGATGGGGCAGCAGATTGTTACGAAAGGCTTTGATCAGATCATTGGCAAATCACCTTTAATTTTGCAGGCTAAAAAGCTTGCTGAGAAAGTAGCTTTAACGGATGCAGCAGTTCTTCTTACCGGTGAGACGGGAACGGGTAAGGAAGTCTTTGCCAGTGCCATTCATGAAGGAAGCGACAGAAAGAAAAACAGTTTTGTGGCGATCAACTGTTCAGCATTCAGTAAGGAGATTCTTGAAAGTGAGCTTTTTGGTCATAAACAAGGTGCTTTTACAGGTGCTTTGAAAGATAAAAAAGGGTTGATTGAAGAAGCTAATGAAGGAACTCTGTTTTTGGATGAAATTGGTGAAATGCCGATTGAACTTCAGGCAAAACTTCTCAGGGTTTTGGAAACTAAGGAGTTCATCAAAATGGGTGAAACGAAGGTTTCAAAATCAGATTTCAGATTAATTGCAGCCACTAACAGGGATCTTGAAGAAGAAATAAAACAAGGGAACTTTAGAGAGGATCTTTATTTCAGACTAAATGTATTTGAAATTACTCTTCCTGCATTAAGAGAAAGAAAAGAAGATCTGAAAGCAATTGCCAAGCATTTTATAGATATTTTTTCACATAAACTTCACTTGTCAGCTGTGCAGATTGATCCCGATTATTATAAAATTTTAGAGAAAAATGACTGGAAAGGAAATATCCGTGAGTTGAGAAACGCAGTGGAACGCAGTTTGATTTTAATGGAGAACAATATCCTTGATGCGGAAAGCCTTCCTCATTATTGTGAAAAAACAGTTCCGGAAAGTGATTCTTTAAGCATGCGTTCACTGGAAAAAATACATATCCAAAAAGTTTTACAGTATACAAAAGGAAATAAAGCAGAAGCAGCACGTTTGCTTGAAATCGGAATTGCTACACTGTACCGTAAACTGGAAGAATACGGATTGAAATAA
- a CDS encoding DUF2797 domain-containing protein, with protein MQFQGQILKMTSYDAKPVQYYLNLSGDLIHMNELFGKELSIKHTGFQCVNCGLNKPIYRMGFCKSCFFESPYASDTIIRPELSTAHLGIAERDLEVEKQIQLQPHTVYLAYTGDVKVGVTRNTQIPTRWIDQGATFALPIARTENRYEAGMIEVALKEHLPDKTNWRKMLQDDFEGEIDLADFRQKIKEYFPDDFQKFYSEGEELWAFDYPFEKPEKVNSFTLDKKPEFTGRLTGIKGQYLGFEGGNFINVRGHEGYMIEVEIKN; from the coding sequence ATGCAGTTTCAAGGGCAAATTTTAAAAATGACAAGCTATGATGCCAAGCCAGTTCAGTATTACCTCAATCTTTCAGGAGATTTGATCCACATGAATGAGCTGTTTGGAAAGGAGTTAAGCATCAAACATACCGGATTTCAATGTGTAAATTGTGGACTCAATAAGCCTATTTATAGAATGGGATTCTGCAAAAGCTGTTTTTTCGAAAGCCCATATGCAAGTGATACGATTATCCGTCCGGAACTTTCTACCGCACATTTAGGAATCGCAGAACGTGATCTTGAAGTTGAAAAACAAATTCAGCTGCAGCCACACACTGTTTATCTGGCATATACCGGAGATGTGAAGGTGGGAGTTACCAGAAATACACAAATTCCTACAAGATGGATCGATCAGGGTGCGACTTTTGCATTGCCTATTGCAAGAACAGAGAACCGCTATGAAGCCGGAATGATAGAAGTTGCTTTAAAAGAACATCTGCCGGATAAAACCAATTGGAGAAAAATGCTTCAGGATGATTTTGAAGGAGAAATAGATCTTGCTGATTTCAGACAGAAGATTAAAGAATATTTTCCTGATGATTTTCAGAAATTCTATAGTGAAGGAGAAGAATTGTGGGCGTTTGATTATCCTTTTGAGAAACCTGAGAAAGTAAATTCATTTACTTTAGACAAAAAGCCGGAATTTACAGGAAGGCTTACAGGGATCAAAGGGCAGTATCTTGGGTTTGAAGGCGGAAATTTCATCAATGTAAGAGGACACGAAGGATATATGATAGAAGTTGAAATAAAAAACTGA
- a CDS encoding PA0069 family radical SAM protein → MQNENFIKGQGAQRNVVNRFDRYTFEPEDEDFETVKTSFTEVFPKTIVNQVKSEDLPMEYSMNPYQGCEHGCSYCFARPTHEYWGYSAGIDFERKIMVKKNAPELLEKFFQKRGYKAAPILLSGNTDCYQPAERQFEITRKLLQVCLDYRHPVNVLTKNALVLRDLDILKPMAEQNLVSVSLSIPTINEELRRKMEPRTSSAKNKLKAVEILSKNNIPVHVMVAPIIPGLNSDEPLNILKAISDAGALGFGYTLVRLNDTVEPVFVNWIESHFPDRAQKVLNLIRSMRGGKLGDKRYFERQKGEGNIAEMIHTTFKIGRKKFFEGKEFPKLSTSNFTGTRDQQLRLFD, encoded by the coding sequence ATGCAAAACGAAAATTTCATAAAAGGTCAGGGAGCTCAGCGGAACGTTGTCAATCGTTTCGACCGATATACCTTTGAGCCGGAAGATGAAGATTTCGAAACCGTAAAGACCTCTTTCACCGAAGTTTTTCCTAAAACCATTGTCAATCAGGTTAAAAGCGAAGACCTGCCTATGGAATATTCCATGAATCCTTATCAGGGATGTGAACACGGCTGTTCATACTGTTTTGCAAGACCCACCCACGAGTATTGGGGCTATAGTGCGGGGATTGATTTTGAGAGAAAAATCATGGTAAAGAAAAATGCACCCGAATTATTGGAGAAATTTTTTCAAAAAAGAGGCTACAAAGCTGCCCCTATTTTATTATCTGGAAATACAGACTGCTATCAACCTGCCGAAAGGCAATTTGAAATTACCAGAAAATTACTGCAGGTTTGTCTGGATTACAGACATCCTGTCAATGTTCTGACCAAAAATGCACTCGTCTTAAGAGATCTGGATATTTTAAAACCTATGGCAGAACAAAATCTGGTTTCCGTTTCCTTAAGCATTCCAACTATCAATGAAGAACTGCGGCGAAAAATGGAGCCGAGAACAAGCTCTGCAAAGAATAAATTAAAAGCAGTTGAAATCCTTTCCAAAAACAACATTCCTGTTCATGTCATGGTCGCTCCCATCATTCCGGGACTCAACAGTGATGAGCCATTGAATATACTAAAAGCCATTTCCGATGCAGGAGCACTGGGGTTTGGATATACCCTTGTGAGATTAAATGATACGGTAGAACCTGTTTTTGTAAATTGGATTGAATCCCATTTTCCGGACAGGGCACAGAAAGTCTTAAATCTTATCCGCTCTATGAGAGGTGGAAAATTAGGTGATAAAAGATATTTTGAAAGACAAAAAGGAGAGGGGAACATTGCGGAAATGATTCACACCACCTTTAAGATTGGCAGAAAGAAGTTTTTTGAAGGTAAGGAATTTCCAAAACTTTCAACCTCCAACTTCACCGGAACCCGTGATCAGCAATTAAGATTGTTTGATTAA